The following are encoded together in the Nodosilinea sp. PGN35 genome:
- the dnaK gene encoding molecular chaperone DnaK, translated as MGKVIGIDLGTTNSCVAVLEGGKPAVIASTEGGRTVPSIVGFGKNGERLVGQLAKRQAVTNAENTVYSIKRFIGRRWEDTEAERSRVPYVCVNGRDNTVDVQIRGKAFTPQEISAMILQKLKQDAETYLGTEVSQAVITVPAYFTDAQRQATKDAGTIAGLEVLRIINEPTAAALSYGLDKQDQDQIVLVFDLGGGTFDVSILQLGDGVFEVKATAGNNHLGGDDFDNCIVEWMTAAFREQEGIDLSADRMALQRIREAAEKAKVELSSMPSTSINLPFITADESGPKHLEMTLTRAQFEQFASELVQATLEPVKQALKDADLSPEAIDRILLVGGSTRIPAVQQAVSAYFNGKAPDRSVNPDEAVALGASIQAGVLGGEVKDLLLLDVTPLSLGIETLGEVFTKIIERNTTIPTSKSQVFSTATDGQTSVEIHVLQGERAMAKDNKSLGKFELTGLPPAPRGVPQIEVSFEIDADGILKVAALDKGTGRAQSICITNTGGLTDSEVDRMRLEAETYADEDGRRRQLAELTNRADNLFYSYEATLRDHGSLLDDANRADLDEKVTQLRTATHNPSIDVDTFQGYIDALQAAIFAVGTNVYREVDTAGDVDMGIPAAAYASVEGGDDATYDPDYDDEMGLDATVTADYEAID; from the coding sequence GTATTGTTGGCTTTGGCAAAAATGGTGAACGGCTGGTGGGTCAACTGGCCAAGCGCCAGGCGGTCACTAACGCAGAAAATACGGTCTACAGCATCAAGCGGTTTATTGGACGCCGTTGGGAAGACACAGAGGCAGAGCGCAGTCGCGTGCCCTACGTCTGTGTCAACGGTCGCGACAACACCGTCGACGTGCAGATTCGTGGCAAGGCGTTTACGCCCCAGGAAATCTCCGCCATGATCCTGCAAAAACTCAAGCAGGACGCCGAGACCTACCTGGGCACCGAGGTCAGCCAGGCGGTCATTACTGTACCGGCCTACTTTACCGACGCCCAGCGCCAGGCCACTAAAGACGCCGGTACTATCGCTGGCCTAGAAGTCTTGCGCATCATCAACGAGCCCACCGCCGCCGCCCTTTCCTACGGACTCGACAAGCAGGATCAAGACCAGATCGTGCTGGTGTTTGACCTGGGGGGCGGCACCTTCGACGTGTCCATTTTGCAGCTCGGCGATGGCGTCTTCGAAGTCAAAGCCACCGCTGGCAACAACCACCTAGGGGGCGACGACTTTGACAACTGCATCGTTGAGTGGATGACGGCCGCCTTTCGCGAGCAGGAAGGCATTGATCTATCTGCCGATCGCATGGCGCTACAGCGCATTCGCGAAGCTGCCGAAAAAGCTAAGGTTGAGCTGTCGAGCATGCCCTCGACCTCCATCAATCTACCCTTCATCACCGCCGATGAGTCAGGCCCCAAGCATCTGGAAATGACCCTGACGCGGGCACAGTTTGAGCAGTTTGCCTCAGAACTGGTGCAGGCCACCCTGGAACCCGTTAAACAAGCCCTTAAAGATGCGGATTTAAGCCCTGAGGCGATCGATCGCATTCTGCTCGTCGGCGGCTCTACCCGCATTCCAGCGGTGCAGCAGGCGGTGAGCGCCTACTTCAACGGCAAAGCCCCCGATCGCTCTGTCAACCCCGATGAGGCCGTGGCCCTGGGGGCCTCGATTCAGGCGGGCGTGCTGGGCGGTGAAGTCAAAGATCTGCTGCTGCTCGATGTCACCCCGCTCTCCCTCGGCATTGAAACCCTAGGAGAAGTGTTCACCAAAATTATTGAGCGCAACACCACAATTCCCACTAGCAAGTCCCAGGTGTTTTCCACCGCCACCGACGGCCAGACCTCGGTAGAAATTCACGTCCTTCAGGGCGAGCGAGCCATGGCCAAGGACAACAAAAGCTTGGGTAAGTTTGAGCTTACCGGCCTGCCCCCGGCCCCCCGCGGGGTACCTCAGATTGAGGTGTCCTTTGAAATTGATGCCGACGGCATTCTCAAAGTCGCCGCCCTCGACAAAGGCACGGGCCGCGCCCAGAGTATCTGCATTACCAACACCGGAGGGCTGACCGACAGCGAGGTTGACCGCATGCGTCTGGAAGCCGAAACCTACGCCGATGAAGACGGGCGGCGACGACAGCTGGCGGAGCTGACCAACCGGGCCGACAATCTGTTTTATAGTTATGAAGCAACCCTGCGCGACCACGGTAGCCTGCTAGACGACGCGAATCGGGCTGACCTAGACGAAAAAGTCACCCAGCTGCGCACCGCCACCCACAACCCCAGCATTGATGTCGATACCTTTCAAGGCTATATTGACGCCCTGCAGGCGGCTATCTTTGCGGTTGGCACCAACGTCTACCGCGAGGTAGATACTGCGGGCGATGTGGATATGGGAATTCCGGCGGCGGCCTATGCCAGCGTTGAGGGCGGGGATGACGCAACCTATGACCCGGACTACGACGATGAAATGGGGTTAGATGCCACCGTGACCGCCGACTACGAGGCCATCGACTAG
- the dnaJ gene encoding molecular chaperone DnaJ gives MARDFYDMLGISRNADQDDIKRAYRRLARKYHPDVNKDPGAEDTFKEINRAYEVLSEPETRARYDRFGEAGIGAGAGGYQDFGDMGGFADIFESFFSGFSGGMGQGARRRGPTRGDDLRLDLRLDFKEAVFGGEKEIKISHLETCGTCTGSGAKPGTRPTTCGTCSGTGQVRRATRTPFGSFTQVSACPTCNGTGEVIEDRCDVCGGSGQTQETKKLKITVPAGVDNGTRLRVSNEGDAGLRGGPAGDLYVYLFVAEDAAFKRDGINILSDLKISYLQAILGCKLTIDTVDGPEELDVPAGTQPGTVLTLDNRGVPKLGNPVSRGDHLITVQIDIPTRLKPEERELVEKLAEIRGEKVNRGGIEGFLGGLFRG, from the coding sequence ATGGCCCGTGATTTCTATGACATGCTCGGTATTTCGCGCAACGCCGACCAAGATGATATTAAGCGAGCCTACCGACGCTTAGCTCGCAAATACCACCCCGATGTCAACAAAGATCCTGGGGCTGAAGATACGTTCAAAGAGATCAACCGGGCCTACGAAGTGCTCTCTGAGCCCGAAACCCGAGCTCGCTACGATCGCTTTGGCGAGGCCGGAATTGGGGCCGGGGCCGGAGGCTACCAGGACTTTGGCGATATGGGCGGTTTTGCCGATATCTTCGAGAGCTTTTTCAGCGGCTTTTCGGGCGGCATGGGACAGGGTGCCCGCCGCCGAGGTCCGACTCGTGGCGACGATCTTCGCCTTGACTTGAGGCTGGACTTTAAAGAAGCGGTGTTTGGGGGCGAGAAGGAAATTAAGATTAGCCATCTGGAGACCTGTGGCACCTGCACTGGCAGCGGAGCTAAGCCGGGTACTCGTCCTACCACCTGTGGCACCTGTAGTGGTACGGGGCAAGTACGTCGAGCTACCCGTACCCCCTTTGGCAGCTTCACTCAGGTATCGGCCTGTCCCACCTGTAACGGCACTGGCGAAGTCATTGAAGACCGCTGCGACGTGTGCGGAGGCAGCGGCCAGACCCAGGAGACCAAAAAGCTCAAAATTACCGTACCGGCTGGCGTTGACAATGGCACCCGACTGCGGGTGTCGAACGAGGGAGATGCTGGTCTGCGGGGGGGGCCAGCTGGGGATCTGTACGTTTACCTGTTTGTGGCAGAAGATGCCGCCTTTAAGCGCGACGGTATCAACATTCTCTCCGATCTCAAGATCAGCTATCTGCAAGCCATCTTGGGCTGTAAGCTCACCATTGACACCGTCGATGGCCCAGAGGAATTAGACGTACCGGCAGGTACTCAACCCGGCACCGTACTCACCCTTGACAATCGCGGGGTGCCAAAGTTGGGCAACCCGGTCAGCCGAGGGGATCATCTCATTACGGTGCAGATCGACATTCCCACCCGCCTCAAACCAGAGGAGCGAGAGCTGGTCGAGAAACTGGCGGAAATTCGCGGCGAAAAAGTTAACCGGGGCGGTATTGAGGGATTTTTAGGAGGGCTGTTTCGCGGATGA
- a CDS encoding sulfurtransferase TusA family protein, whose amino-acid sequence MSYSTAADGHLDLRGTPCPINFVRTKLQLEKMAPGALLEVWLDAGEPVEQVPDSLTMEGYGIEHLEDCASYFVLRVRRPA is encoded by the coding sequence ATGAGCTATTCCACAGCAGCCGACGGACATTTGGATCTGCGGGGCACTCCCTGCCCTATCAACTTTGTGCGCACCAAACTGCAGCTGGAGAAAATGGCTCCCGGCGCACTGCTAGAGGTGTGGCTTGATGCTGGTGAGCCCGTTGAGCAGGTACCCGACAGCCTCACCATGGAAGGCTATGGCATAGAGCACCTGGAAGACTGCGCCAGCTATTTTGTTCTCCGCGTGCGTCGCCCCGCTTAG